A single region of the Vicia villosa cultivar HV-30 ecotype Madison, WI linkage group LG4, Vvil1.0, whole genome shotgun sequence genome encodes:
- the LOC131596899 gene encoding protein MAIN-LIKE 2-like, whose translation MPLAEVEVPVAEDQIGQERVVQDTHTTISASTKPSVHTNGLCWMLVAMLEASLLSAFVERWFLETSSFHLLFGEMTVTLYDVDVLFHIPIASTFSTPVYKDQATTVRIVMDALEVDEVEVLSEFGETRGFHLRMSWLMRIYQDLVHAERYQVAAIAYMLHLVACTLFADKSGVYIGLHYLSLFSAFDTPCWAWGVAALTMLYTTLDIASRPDTRQLAGYLSLLQCWIPHICERKIQHVVAADPYAKRWKAKQAIPGGLIEYRRSLDALTLDDVIWILYTGHRPPRPFDGIPRPVPEASVSGIDRWFQSHIISSPREIIETAVAVQEPGQCGDGYLEWFHGVSHPRFIPPAATSDVLGP comes from the exons ATGCCTTTGGCTGAGGTCGAGGTGCCGGTGGCTGAGGATCAGATAGGTCAGGAGCGAGTGGTTCAGGATACACACACCACCATCAGTGCATCTACGAAGCCATCGGTACACACTAATGGACTTTGTTGGATGCTCGTTGCGATGCTGGAGGCCTCCTTATTATCAGCTTTTGTTGAGAGGTGGTTCCTGGAGACATCATCCTTCCATCTTCTATTTGGGGAGATGACAGTGACTTTATATGATGTGGATGTTCTCTTTCACATTCCGATTGCTAGTACGTTTTCCACACCGGTTTATAAGGACCAGGCGACGACGGTTCGCATTGTTATGGATGCGTTGGAGGTTGATGAGGTGGAGGTGTTGAGTGAGTTTGGCGAGACTCGAGGCTTTCACCTTAGGATGTCTTGGTTGATGAGGATTTATCAGGATCTTGTGCATGCAGAGAGGTACCAGGTTGCCGCTATAGCGTACATGTTACATCTAGtggcatgtactctctttgcAGATAAGTCTGGAGTTTATATAGGTCTTCATTATCTTTCTCTATTCAGCGCCTTTGACACCCCATGTTGGGCTTGGGGAGTGGCGGCATTGACGATGTTGTACACGACGCTTGATATTGCATCTCGTCCTGACACCAGACAGCTTGCTGGTTACCTAAGCTTGTTACag TGTTGGATCCCTCACATCTGTGAGCGGAAGATCCAGCATGTTGTGGCTGCTGACCCTTATGCGAAGAGGTGGAAGGCCAAACAGGCCATTCCAGGAGGGTTGATTGAGTATAGGCGGAGTCTCGATGCTCTGACCCTAGATGATGTCATCTGGATATTGTATACAGGTCACCGCCCTCCtcgtccttttgat GGCATCCCACGTCCGGTTCCGGAGGCTTCAGTTAGTGGTATTGATCGATGGTTTCAAAGTCACATCATCAGTTCCCCCCGTGAGATCATTGAAACAGCTGTTGCAGTTCAAGAGCCTGGGCAATGCGGGGATGGATACCTGGAGTGGTTCCACGGTGTGTCACACCCTAGGTTCATACCACCTGCCGCAACATCTGATGTTCTAGGGCCTTAA
- the LOC131596900 gene encoding uncharacterized protein LOC131596900 has product MKKFYAVITVNDLQVPWRFLFHGNMARPRAIHVTWLACHGNLATKDKLCRFNMIQDSRCNLCKTVDESLGHLFFECPHTLIIWKKVLTWLEIVHTPGSWLEKLHWVINFNSRKGWRASILKLAFTKTVYGIWAYRNDVIFQHNTNRNIYDSIIDCIVYRGWSSKKIRKHIVSLMV; this is encoded by the coding sequence ATGAAGAAGTTCTATGCTGTGATTACTGTGAATGACTTGCAGGTTCCTTGGAGATTTCTATTCCATGGCAATATGGCTAGGCCTCGAGCTATTCATGTGACTTGGCTTGCTTGTCATGGAAATTTGGCCACTAAAGACAAACTTTGTCGGTTCAATATGATTCAAGATAGCAGGTGCAACTTATGTAAAACGGTGGATGAGTCCCTTGGACACCTTTTTTTCGAGTGTCCTCACACTCTGATCATTTGGAAGAAGGTTTTAACATGGCTGGAGATTGTGCACACCCCTGGCAGCTGGCTTGAAAAGCTACATTGGGTTATCAATTTCAATTCTAGGAAAGGATGGAGGGCGAGTATCCTCAAATTGGCTTTTACTAAAACGGTTTATGGTATATGGGCTTATAGAAATGATGTGATATTTCAACACAACACTAATAGAAACATATATGATAGCATTATAGATTGTATAGTGTATAGGGGTTGGAGTTCTAAGAAGATTAGGAAACACATAGTTAGCCTTATGGTTTAG